ctcaataaatacgattattgattgattgatagggagagaCTAGGCTTGATGGATTtgaagaaggggggaagggagttctacTTAGAGGTGGAGCACAGGAGCACTGGGTCAGAGTCGAGGGAACAAGACAGAGAGGCAAAAAGGAGGTAACTTActttgggaggaagaaagaaccTGAGCtgggtgtaatcaatcaatggtatttattaagcgcttactgtgtgcagagccctgtactgagcacttgggagagtacaataaggttggtaggttggttccctgtccacaaggagcttccagttaagAGGAGAAGAGTGTGGAAAGGTCAGAAGGATTTTCTCCCACAGACAACAATGGGCAGTCCAACCTGCCCCTTCTGGGAAGAAATCGAGCTCATCATTTTGAATCCTTCCCAGGTAACCCTCTCTTTTCGTTTAAGATGGATCTTTTCATTGGCTAATTAAGAGAGGCAGTCATTAAAGTTTGCTTCCCAGACTCTTATTGTAAATTAAATCTGGTGCTAACTTGCCCCCATAATTAAAACTCACCTTAAACCGCCGGGGGCCAAAGCAGGCTCCAGTTCCAGTCTCAGCATTATAAATGACTTTGGCTGTGCCTCCAGGGTACAAGCGGTCAGACATCACACACTCCCCCAGGAATGTACCACAAAAAAAGTCTACTGTTTTATGACCTAATTAATAGGACAAAATTTTCCCACTAGAAAGGTGAAACTCTTTGATCTGATTAAATGTTTTAGTTTCTCGAAAGCCACTTACACCAGCATTTCAAAACTCAGCTCTAAGGAACCGTGTGGTAAATAGCATCTTGTAATTAAAGAATTCCAAATTTCTTAGGGATTACAAAATGCAGTGTGGTTGCCAAATAACACCGTGAAACTTAGTTCCTGCCCCATTATTAAATACATGCACAGACCTGTCGTATATCAGAAAATCATCCTTGTTTCCCTTTAAGGTAGACCAGACATCAGTTTGCTTTTCATCCTGCTGATAAACAGGAATATGCTCAGAGACTTTCTCTTTCAGAGTTTTGTGGTTTAGCTGGGATGGCATTCCTTGATGGTTGACAATAATGTAAGAGATGTTCCAATAGCCTTCATTCTCCAATTTCACTCGCAGATCTTCCAATCTAAAAGATTTaaggtggaaaaaaaatgcatataTTGTTCACATAAACATCTTTTACATTTTTAAGGTCACCGAAAGAACATTTCCCAGTTAATAATTCTTGATTCATTCTTTGCAGAAGTTCTTGAATAGCAAATGTTTCGCAGAAAGACTGCATTTTGGGGTGCTACTCTTTATCATTGCACatagctgtatttattgaactctcacaagtaagaagcagtgcggtctaggggatagagcatgagcctgggaatcagaaggacctgggttctaatcccagctccaccactttcattcattcgatcgtatttattgagcgcttactgtgtgcagagcactgtaccaagcgcttgggaagtacaaatcggcaacatatagagacggtccttacccaataatgggctcacagtctagagcttgtctgctgtgtctccttgaacaagtcacttcacttctctgtgcctcagttccctcatcagtaaaatggggattaagacagcgaaccccatgtgggacatggactgactgtgtccaacctgattagcttgtatcttcaccagcacttaatacagtgcctagtgcatagaaagcacttaacaaataccatttctaaaAAAGGAAAAATCACACCCACATTGTGAAATAATTTTAATGGCACTGAATAGTCCGCTTGTGTTCCAGAGCACTCAGCCCCGAGATCCATCTGTCATTTCTAATGGGAGGCTCCACCTGCTCTATACAGGTACCTGGGAGCTTACAAGAAAATATAACTTTTTCTTGTACAGAGTGGGTGGAACCTCCCATCAGAAATGATGTCCAGAAGGATCTCGGACCTGAGCCCTTCAGACCTAAAGCCAGTGCAGAGTTATTGATTCTATTGTTAGTGGTCTGTGCAGTATCTCTCCCACTTTCTtgacccccctcctccaccccggcTCCCCTTCCGGGGAATAAAGTACAAGAAGGCGGTACGGTGATTGCCAAGTGTGTGTTGACATCtttttcatggaatttgttaagcacttacacttagGCTTGCAGTCTAACGAGCACCTAGTGAGTAgtccacgggcctgggcgtcagaaggatctgaatcccaatccccgctctgccagttgcctgttttgtgaacttgggcaagccacttaacttctcagtgtctcagcttcctcatccgtaaaatggagattcaacgcCTGTTGCCCcattcctccagactgtgagtctcatgtgggacggggactatatccaacccctcctaccttccctcccttctctccttctccagcccagcccgcaccctccactcctccaattTTGAcatctgcctacatgttttgtttttgttgtctgtctcccccttctagaccgtgagcccgttgttgggtagggaccatctctatatgttgccgacttgtacttcccaagcgcttagtccagtgctctgcatacagtaagcgctcaataaatacgattgaatgaatgaataaattgtaccttccccagtgtctagtacagggcttggcacatagtaagggcttagcaagtaGCATAATTATGAATTCTgattatgattagaacccagagaagtGTTCTACCCACTGGACTAGCAGCAGGGCTATCTGAacataaacacttagtacagtgctctgcacacagtaaacactcaataaatacgattgaatgaatgaacacagtatgAGTCTGATAAGCACTAGTGATTTATTCCTCCCAGGGAATGATTAAGGGCAGGAGGTGTCCATAAATGCCATCAGGCTCACACgcgtgcacgcgcacacacacgctATCTTGACTATAGTTAGGCATCTGTTTTCAAAACAAGAACCATGGTGACAATGCTTGCACTAAATGCTTTTTCTCTAGTACTGTGCGCATCACTCTTCCAAAACCTAATCGTTTTATCCATTAGCAGTGAGCTCCAGTGGCTAAAATAGCCTCACCGAAAACTGTGGTTTTTGAATGGCCCCAAGAAAAAGGAGCCCATATTCACCAGACTCACTGTTCACCCAAGGAGAGCTCCCCTCCTGAGGCCCGACTTCCACTTGGAGAGGGGCCCAGCTTACCTGGAAGCCTGCAGGATGCACAGGTATCAGCTGGCTTGGAGGAGGGCCACGACGGTCACCGTTCCCAGAGAGTTCAGCATGGGGTCCTCATCCTTGATTTGCCACTTTGGGGCTTCCTTGCAATGGGAACTTGCACCCTGGCTCTCTGCCCCACCAcctgggaggaggcagagagccAGGGCAAGCCCCAGGCCTCGCCACATGGCTGGGTCTTTCCTGGCAAAAGAGACAAATTCATTAATACATTTATTccttcatatttgttgagtgc
This DNA window, taken from Tachyglossus aculeatus isolate mTacAcu1 chromosome 3, mTacAcu1.pri, whole genome shotgun sequence, encodes the following:
- the LOC119925801 gene encoding selenoprotein P: MWRGLGLALALCLLPGGGAESQGASSHCKEAPKWQIKDEDPMLNSLGTVTVVALLQASUYLCILQASRLEDLRVKLENEGYWNISYIIVNHQGMPSQLNHKTLKEKVSEHIPVYQQDEKQTDVWSTLKGNKDDFLIYDRCGRLVYHLSLPYTFLSFSYVEDSIKTTYCEQNCGNCSYTMPEAEEFCTNASSAAKEKATEAPLPRHDHHHHHHHGHGPHPSRTDQAPAGPDGPLRAPAPEGLHKRPRLAGQPGQGQGGSREASEGRELPRRKA